ACAATGGAGATAAATCTCTCTGAATTACAATATCATCGTCTAAGAAAACCACTTTGTCAAGGTTTGGGAAGAGCTGCAAATAAAACGACAACACAGAAATCTCAGATTGCTATTTGAAATGTGCATATCTACATAAATGCACGACCAGAGAGTGAATCACATACAAGtatcatcaacaacaataacatacccagtgtaatcccacaagtgggctCCGGGATTACATACAAGTATCGAAGAGGGAAATATTACAAAGTGAAATCTATACTAAAACCTAAATCCTAGCAAGTAGAAGAAAGGAAAAGCAAAAATTATTGCTGCGTTGAACTCTTCTGAAAAGAAAGGAGCGCCTGGTGATGCAAATTTGGAGCTAAATTATCAGAACAAGAAGAAAAGCATAAACCAAAGTCTGATTATAACTGTACTTCACCCTCCATAAAGTTCTTTAAAATATCCGTGGTGTCCGGGCCAACTTGCACGCAGCTCGACTATGGGATACCTACTTCATTCTCCATACAGTAATTTGAGAACTAAATTTTCAGATCTGGGGTACCAAGGTCTCATTATACTGTTTCAATGTGGGAAAGATGATATTGAAACTTTGACTAGCCGCTGCGGTGCAAGACAGTATATAGAAGAGTCTGTTATTCCATCTTACGGACATGCATGCATAATGTTAATGATCTCTGGAGCACAAAAATCTTACAGTTTagcaaaatgaagaaataatgtCTGCATAAACATTACTCATCCTATAGGGTATGCTTATGTGTCTTCAGAACACTTTCAACAAGAAGTCGCAAATGTTGGATAAGATTGGCTAAACTTCGTCGCATGAAAGTTTTGATTAACTTAGCTTAGGTTCAGATAAATAATGCCAATAATGTTCACTGAACCAGGATGTATGCATCTGAATCTATCCAAAACTCCTCACTCGCATGCTTAAACCTACCGTTGACTCTATTTTATATATTGGAAACTTTTTCTCGCAGAGTATTATTTCAATGTCCAGCTGTCTGTAAAGGAGGAAGGGAAGTCCAAAAGTCATTGGAATTCAACCCTCCAAAATTTTGCTTCAAAGAAACAGAAGACGGTTTACAAGATATGAGAACGTGGTACCTCTGGCAAATATATGCGAAGATGATTCAGCAAAGAGATATACTTTGGACTTCTAGCCTGCAACTTGGATGCAAAAGATCGCGGAGTTGTATCACTGAGATTGGCACCTGTAACATGATTTCCATGGTAGTATTTACGAATAACATTATGGCTCTCGACTGCTTCAAGCACAGGAACATTTTCTCTAGTCAACCAGTCAAACTGATGAACACCTTTAACCTCCACAAGAGCTGGAGTGACAGGATTCAGAGCAAACCATGAGTGCATGCCTGCATACGTTTTCTTGTCGGTGATGACATGGAAAACAATCTTTTCAGGCTTCAGAGTTGACTGCACAGCAGAATTGACCACAACTGAGGCAGCCAGGATGTTGTCAGTGGCCACTACAAAGTGTTGCAATGAATTGTCAGATAGCAGAGGGAGTAGCTCTGGTGAAGGCAACTGTCTGCGTGCATGAGCATTCGTGGAGTACTCATCAGTCAACCGCAGCGAAAGACAATGAATGCCTTTGGGAATTGCACTTGCAGCAAAGTGTTTATTTGTCAGCTCTGCAAACTTTGATTCCCTAATCTCTCTTTCAGATTTCTCCATCTGCAAAATAGCAAAATCAACATGAAGTTCAGCTGAGGACAATATCTTTCTGTGTCTGTGCGCAATCAAAACCAATGTGGGGGTCAGTAAGTAACTCAACAACCCTGGGCAAATGGTAGAAAGTCCAAGGGAAAGGCAAGAACAAATAAGGCTAATACATGCACTACTAAAAAGGCTAGAAAAGAATGACATGCACATACCATTCCCTTTAAAACCAAAGCAAATTCTTTTGCGCTGTACTTGTTGTTTTTCATTTCAGCAACAAGTTGACTAAAGGACTCTGGGAGCTTCAGGCCATCAGGCACTTCTTCAGTGTTCACTTGATTGAGGAGCTTAACAAAATCCTTGACCAGCTTCTGCCAAAACAGCAATAGACAAACAACGGCATAGACTTGGGTTAGAAAAGGAATTCCATGTAAAAGTTTACACAAGATTGGAGAGAAATGACAATAAGAGAATGTAGAACGAAGCTTACTTACCCCTGTATCATCAGTTCGTCCTAAAAGTGATGGTCCTAATCGTCTACCTAAACAATCTGAAACCGaggagaagaaaatgaaattaaagtttagcaaaaaaaaaggataataaTGATGAAAGGTATCCCTCATATCCAACAACATTCTAAAGTAAAATGGGTGACAAAAGGTAATGCCAACTAGAAGCATCACAACCAGGACCAACACCACCGGACCAAACAAGCTTCTTGGCATATTAATACTTCAAAAGAATTTCCATCCATAAAGCAAAAAAGGGTCCCACCAAGGAAGCTTCCTTTTCATCCCACggaattttaaaaaaagcatTTGAAGGCATCCAAAAACAACTAAGAGATGTGATCGGTGCACGTGATTCCCAAAGAACTTGTGACTAAAGATAGCTTAATGCAACACACATAAGAAATGAACAACGTCAACTGGACTCAAGTATGTCAATTGGGAGTTTGTTGCATACTTAAGATAAGTAGTAGAGTAAGCAGCAAACATGAGAAGCAGTTACTAAATACCATTCATGCAGATCTCCAGAAACAACACTATGCAACCCCCACCTCCACAAAAGCAATGCACTCAGACATCTATCATTTGAATTTAATCACATTTGATTCCTAAAGTGGAAGACAAACGCATTAACAATTTCTTAATTTGAATGGTGGAGCAGCATAGagtaaaaatttttaaaaaagtaaagtaTACCCAAAAAAACAAACCATAAACCATTTACCACTCTATTGCTTGTTTCCTTTTTTGTGTTTGTCATCAAATTCAAATCCTTGGGACAAGTTATTGAAAGACAAATAAGTTTAAGCCTTAACTTTCCCGTAATTCCACACAATCCTAAGATACAAAAACGCCTCCAATGGCATTTCTAGCTACAGTGGAAAACAATCATTTCCAATTCAACTCAAACAACATTTTAGAAATTCTGAAAACAAACTACCAACATTGCCACATCAAATATGCATAGATTCACATCAGGATCTAGGAAgattaatcaaatgaaaaatcCGATAGAAGAAAACTTACCAATGGAAGAGCACTTGTTGACACCTTCAAGGGTAACAACAGCAGTGAGAATGAATACAAAGGGCAAAAAGAAAGCTAGAATAAGTATGGTATGAAAAACATTTCGGTAGGAAAAGTGGCGAGCTGCGACTTTGATCTTCATCAAATCACCATATCCTCCATTGCTACTGCTCGATATCGTTACACTTCTCATACTAGGTGAGAAGTGCAGCTGCATCTTCCTCCACCCAATCCCAATCCCAATTCCAATCCACCACAACTCTATATGACAACACACCGCCGACTACGACGCCACAATGTCCTGCTGgattaatattattactattctCTTCAGAAATTTTTGAACAATCCAAATATATTCTACTTCTCACCATCAGATCCAACAACAATACAATCAAATGATATAGAAACTGGTCCCTTCCGAGACCAATGCATTtgtatatcaaatcaaaatccCCCAAACCCCCAAACAAACAACAATATAAACAACATCCACAAACACAATGAATCTGAATGAAGATTTTCTCAAATCAAATTTGAATCCAACAGAAATATATTCAGAGGATTTGCTATTTTCTTCCTAAGATCGGAAGATTGAAtgtagagagagagaaaaaagctTTTACTACtacgtgtttgtttttttttttggtttttgtttttttctactttgaattttgattattgGTATAATTAATATTACTCCAAATAATCAGCTAAAATTAATGACTCGAATTAATATTGGTAATTGCGTGTATATTTTGAGTCAAAACCGTGTGGGCATTGGGGAATATGTTGAGCTGTCTTAATAGAATAGAAGCTAAATTTATATACTTGTACTTAAATTAAGGGATTACAATTACTTGTCTCTTTTTGGTATAAATATGaaagtattttaattatttatttatttgaaatatttttttgttccaCCTGGTATTATCCAATGCTGGTGCATTTCAATTAAATTCGTATGtaaattgttttgattttgttaaATCACATATGGATGGTGGTGGAtacttaattaaattcatattttatttttaggaatagcattttttgttatttttatttgtctaatattattttttttatttgtctcaTTTTACTAgtcatttttgacaaataaagaaaaagtaattttttttacctattatattcttaatttatttaaagagttaatgtttttgaaaaaaaaatagagcatCTTTAATGATAATATTGATTTCGTAATTCTATCAATTAATATGGATAACATGATAGATTCACTTTGTTAATTATCCCATCGTTAATACTCCCTCCATCcggaattttttttcattttgcgttttttgaaagtcaatttgactaatttttaaagttaaattagatcaaattaattcaatatttaaaattaaaaaaaaatagatattctagAACTATTTGAAAactactataaattacaattttttgtatattaatatgatgaaaaaatatatcttaaaatgttagtcaaaatttttgtagtttgactctaaaaatagaaaccatgacaaacaataccggacggaaaaaatatgagaaaaggCTTATAAATATCTTTATTCCACTATTTggtctaaaaatatttttaacctGTTTTTTTGGCTCGagaatatcattaatttattgaaaatgaCTCAAAAATACTCTCTTACACCTATTGATCTAAATATACTCTCAATCTTTATGTTTGGTTCAAAAAcacctcttcttctatcttttaatttaaaaatatcatccatctaaatttaatttgattgaatttttttacttattgtaaaagacaaattttatttattcaaaatcaaaattttgtttcttctaaCATAATAACTATTAGTAATAATTGGGGACATTACCATAATTAGAAGCGAGCATAATAAGATATAACAAATTATGCGAtgcattatcattattatattatttctaactttttttgctaaatatgattaatatgtttaaaagtatttctagaccaaaagattgaaataAAGTTACTTATGAATTTTTTCTCGTAGATGAGAGATATTTATGagccttttttcttttatgaatagATATGTCAAGTCAAAagtttacaaataaataaaaatagaataaatattttcttctttatttatttgcgAGATAAGTGTTAAAAATACAActaaaatatacatttatttttaattttaaaacattgaaaatgTGAGTTTCCTACATAGattatcactttttagtttgaaaaatacgtttttcttttttaatcacTTTTATCATGATGTGTGCAATACACTCtctttatttagaaaaattatcaCATCACATAGACAAAACATTCAACcttgacaaaaattaaataaatcattaatattttagaaaataaaaataaaaatatttctattataaactaatgtgaaatatttttcttatcctAATCCATCATTTCCTATTACCTCCCCCGaccattttttttagttttttttttaaattttctttactcctccaaatattaattaagatattattt
This window of the Solanum pennellii chromosome 2, SPENNV200 genome carries:
- the LOC107009684 gene encoding probable galacturonosyltransferase 14, giving the protein MQLHFSPSMRSVTISSSSNGGYGDLMKIKVAARHFSYRNVFHTILILAFFLPFVFILTAVVTLEGVNKCSSIDCLGRRLGPSLLGRTDDTGKLVKDFVKLLNQVNTEEVPDGLKLPESFSQLVAEMKNNKYSAKEFALVLKGMMEKSEREIRESKFAELTNKHFAASAIPKGIHCLSLRLTDEYSTNAHARRQLPSPELLPLLSDNSLQHFVVATDNILAASVVVNSAVQSTLKPEKIVFHVITDKKTYAGMHSWFALNPVTPALVEVKGVHQFDWLTRENVPVLEAVESHNVIRKYYHGNHVTGANLSDTTPRSFASKLQARSPKYISLLNHLRIYLPELFPNLDKVVFLDDDIVIQRDLSPLWDIDLSGKVNGAVETCKGEDEWVMSKRFRNYFNFSHPLIAKNLNPENCAWAYGMNIFDLRAWRKTNITNTYHAWLKENLKSNLTMWKLGTLPPALIAFKGHVHPIDASWHMLGLGYQSKTNIDNVKKAAVIHYNGQSKPWLEIGFEHLRPFWTKFVNSSNDFISNCHILE